A window from Rhinolophus sinicus isolate RSC01 linkage group LG18, ASM3656204v1, whole genome shotgun sequence encodes these proteins:
- the TMEM219 gene encoding insulin-like growth factor-binding protein 3 receptor isoform X2 has protein sequence MGKCLLTGGKLLSTSPSLSSSRLSVEARTPLLPMGSCQAGHNLHFCLAHHPPLVCATLILLLLGLSGLGLGGYLLTPRTTLRSPDIPQDWVTFLRSFSQLTLCPVTEPVTGQWHGSHVVGLVTTLNFGDGPDSNKTQTFQAQVQGSQMGLKGSSAEELVLVTARVTTEKTPKTCLYFSADPDLLPSSQPPISCSEEGVGNVTLSRRMAEECVSVRSQEGLVLTKLLTSEELALCGSRLLVLGFFLLLICGLLCLLSAVCFHPRRESHWSRTRL, from the exons ATGGGTAAGTGTCTTCTGACAGGTGGCAAGCTGTTGTCCacttctccctccctgtcctccagcAGGCTCTCCGTGGAGGCCCGGACCCCTCTACTCCCCATGGGCAGCTGCCAGGCAGGGCACAACCTGCATTTCTGTCTGGCCCACCACCCCCCTCTGGTCTGTGCCACTCTGATCCTGCTGCTTCTGGGCCTTTCTGGCCTGGGCCTTGGTGGTTACCTGCTCACCCCTAGGACGACCCTGCGTAGCCCTGACATTCCACAG GACTGGGTCACCTTCTTGAGGTCTTTCAGCCAGCTGACCCTGTGCCCTGTGACTGAGCCAGTCACAGGCCAGTGGCATGGGTCTCACGTCGTGGGCTTGGTGACCACCTTGAATTTTGGAGATGGTCCAGACAGCAACAAGACCCAGACATTCCAAGCCCAGGTCCAGGGTAGTCAGATGGGATTGAAAG GGTCTTCTGCAGAAGAGCTGGTCCTCGTTACAGCCCGGGTGACCACAGAAAAGACCCCCAAAACCTGCCTGTATTTCAGTGCTGATCCAGACCTCCTGCCCTCCAGCCAGCCACCCATCTCCTGCTCAGAGGAGGGAGTTGGAAATGTCACCCTGAGCCGTAGGATGGCCGAGGAGTGTGTCAGCGTCCGGAGCCAGGAAGGCCTTGTGCTCACCAAGCTGCTCACCTCG GAGGAGCTGGCTCTGTGTGGCTCCAGGCTGCTGGTTTTAGGCTTCTTCCTGCTTCTTATTTGTGgccttctctgccttctctctgctgTTTGCTTCCATCCGCGCCGGGAGTCCCACTGGTCTAGAACCCGGCTTTGA
- the TMEM219 gene encoding insulin-like growth factor-binding protein 3 receptor isoform X1, with product MGSCQAGHNLHFCLAHHPPLVCATLILLLLGLSGLGLGGYLLTPRTTLRSPDIPQDWVTFLRSFSQLTLCPVTEPVTGQWHGSHVVGLVTTLNFGDGPDSNKTQTFQAQVQGSQMGLKGSSAEELVLVTARVTTEKTPKTCLYFSADPDLLPSSQPPISCSEEGVGNVTLSRRMAEECVSVRSQEGLVLTKLLTSEELALCGSRLLVLGFFLLLICGLLCLLSAVCFHPRRESHWSRTRL from the exons ATGGGCAGCTGCCAGGCAGGGCACAACCTGCATTTCTGTCTGGCCCACCACCCCCCTCTGGTCTGTGCCACTCTGATCCTGCTGCTTCTGGGCCTTTCTGGCCTGGGCCTTGGTGGTTACCTGCTCACCCCTAGGACGACCCTGCGTAGCCCTGACATTCCACAG GACTGGGTCACCTTCTTGAGGTCTTTCAGCCAGCTGACCCTGTGCCCTGTGACTGAGCCAGTCACAGGCCAGTGGCATGGGTCTCACGTCGTGGGCTTGGTGACCACCTTGAATTTTGGAGATGGTCCAGACAGCAACAAGACCCAGACATTCCAAGCCCAGGTCCAGGGTAGTCAGATGGGATTGAAAG GGTCTTCTGCAGAAGAGCTGGTCCTCGTTACAGCCCGGGTGACCACAGAAAAGACCCCCAAAACCTGCCTGTATTTCAGTGCTGATCCAGACCTCCTGCCCTCCAGCCAGCCACCCATCTCCTGCTCAGAGGAGGGAGTTGGAAATGTCACCCTGAGCCGTAGGATGGCCGAGGAGTGTGTCAGCGTCCGGAGCCAGGAAGGCCTTGTGCTCACCAAGCTGCTCACCTCG GAGGAGCTGGCTCTGTGTGGCTCCAGGCTGCTGGTTTTAGGCTTCTTCCTGCTTCTTATTTGTGgccttctctgccttctctctgctgTTTGCTTCCATCCGCGCCGGGAGTCCCACTGGTCTAGAACCCGGCTTTGA
- the KCTD13 gene encoding BTB/POZ domain-containing adapter for CUL3-mediated RhoA degradation protein 1 codes for MSAEASGGAAAQALSLEVPKPSGLEPGTAAYGLKPLTPNSKYVKLNVGGSLHYTTLRTLTAQDSMLKAMFSGRAEVITDAGGWVLIDRSGRHFGTILNYLRDGSVPLPESTRELGELLGEARYYLVQGLIEDCQLALQQKRENLSPLCLIPTVTSPREEQQLLASTSKPAVKLLHNRSNNKYSYTSTSDDNLLKNIELFDKLALRFHGRLLFLKDVLGDEICCWSFYGQGRKIAEVCCTSIVYATEKKQTKVEFPEARIFEETLNILIYETPRGPDPALLEATGGAAGGGGAGRGDDEEGREHRVRRIHVRRHITHDERPHGQQIVFKD; via the exons ATGTCGGCGGAGGCCTCGGGCGGGGCGGCGGCCCAGGCCCTGTCCCTGGAAGTCCCCAAGCCTTCCGGACTGGAGCCTGGAACAGCCGCCTACGGCCTCAAGCCACTGACCCCCAACAGCAAGTATGTGAAGCTGAACGTGGGCGGCTCGCTGCACTACACCACGCTGCGCACCCTCACGGCACAGGACTCCATGCTCAAGGCCATGTTCAGCGGCCGGGCCGAGGTGATCACGGATGCCGGAG gtTGGGTCCTGATTGACAGGAGCGGCCGCCACTTTGGCACAATCCTCAACTACCTGCGGGATGGGTCCGTGCCACTGCCTGAGAGTACCAGAGAGCTGGGGGAACTGCTAGGCGAAGCACGCTACTACCTGGTACAGGGTCTGATTGAGGATTGCCAGCTGGCACTGCAG CAAAAAAGGGAGAACCTGTCCCCGCTGTGCCTCATCCCCACGGTGACATCTCCCCGGGAGGAGCAGCAGCTCCTGGCCAGCACCTCCAAG CCCGCGGTGAAGCTGCTGCACAACCGCAGTAACAACAAGTACTCCTACACCAG cacctcagaTGACAACCTCCTCAAGAACATCGAGCTGTTTGACAAGCTGGCCCTGCGCTTCCACGGGCGGCTGCTCTTCCTCAAGGACGTGCTGGGCGACGAAATCTGCTGCTGGTCTTTCTACGGGCAGGGCCGCAAAATCGCGGAGGTGTGTTGCACCTCCATTGTCTATGCCACGGAGAAGAAGCAGACCAAG GTGGAGTTCCCAGAGGCCCGGATCTTTGAGGAGACCCTGAACATCCTGATCTATGAGACTCCCCGGGGCCCGGACCCAGCCCTCCTGGAGGCCACAGGGGGTGCAGCAGGAGGTGGCGGGGCCGGCCGAGGGGACGACGAGGAGGGCCGAGAGCACCGGGTCCGCAGGATCCACGTGCGGCGTCACATCACCCATGACGAGCGTCCTCACGGCCAACAGATCGTCTTCAAGGACTGA